A region from the Desulfosoma sp. genome encodes:
- the sat gene encoding sulfate adenylyltransferase gives MAEIGHGGKEIVERILDPKEAPARVKGLKQVPVRSQIANEVIGIAYGFFCPLTGFMGKEDLDSVVKRMRLKDGTIWSIPILFDMSDQELSDYGIKAGDSICLTYHDNPMAIFEISEIYSYDKEAMCQSIFGTAESKHPGCARTYAYKDKFLGGDITLVTPPKINPPFDPYFIPPLEMRKRFREKGWQRIVAHQTRNVPHTGHEWLMKGAWFQTYAELPIEKPLVGVLVNAIIGEKRKGDYIDEAIILTQDELRKSGYFGDHNHMTSLTFWDMRYAGPKEAVFHAALRTNLGLTHHMYGRDHAGVGTYYGPYDAHHLLATVQDELNITPVYSMNWLYCPHCGEITSEGLCNHKNEWQKFSGTLIRSIVEDGVKPPRLIFRPEVFDLVMECAEKYGFGSPFVTDEYLAKRTPVFTIPPLAG, from the coding sequence ATGGCTGAAATCGGGCATGGCGGCAAGGAAATTGTGGAACGGATTCTGGACCCCAAGGAGGCTCCCGCAAGGGTGAAGGGGTTGAAACAGGTGCCGGTCCGGAGTCAGATTGCCAATGAAGTGATCGGAATCGCCTACGGGTTTTTCTGTCCTCTGACCGGTTTCATGGGCAAGGAAGACCTGGATTCCGTGGTCAAGAGAATGCGTCTCAAGGATGGAACCATCTGGAGCATTCCCATTCTCTTTGACATGTCCGACCAGGAGCTGTCGGACTACGGCATCAAGGCGGGAGACTCCATCTGCTTGACCTACCATGACAACCCCATGGCTATTTTTGAAATCTCCGAAATTTACTCCTACGACAAGGAGGCCATGTGCCAATCCATTTTCGGGACGGCCGAAAGCAAACATCCCGGATGCGCTCGAACCTACGCCTACAAGGACAAGTTTCTGGGCGGCGACATCACCTTGGTGACGCCACCCAAAATCAATCCTCCGTTCGATCCCTACTTCATTCCGCCCCTGGAAATGCGCAAGCGTTTTCGAGAAAAGGGATGGCAGCGGATTGTAGCCCACCAGACCCGCAACGTGCCGCACACAGGTCATGAATGGCTTATGAAGGGCGCCTGGTTCCAGACCTATGCGGAACTGCCCATTGAAAAGCCTCTGGTCGGGGTCCTTGTCAATGCCATTATCGGTGAAAAGCGCAAGGGGGACTACATTGACGAGGCCATTATCTTAACCCAAGACGAACTGCGCAAATCGGGCTATTTTGGGGACCATAATCATATGACATCCTTAACTTTTTGGGATATGCGATACGCTGGCCCCAAAGAAGCCGTCTTTCATGCGGCGCTGCGGACGAACCTCGGTCTGACCCATCATATGTACGGTCGGGACCATGCGGGGGTCGGCACCTACTATGGGCCTTATGACGCGCACCACCTGTTGGCGACGGTTCAAGACGAGCTGAACATCACCCCGGTTTATTCCATGAACTGGCTCTATTGTCCACATTGCGGCGAGATCACCAGCGAAGGTTTGTGCAATCACAAGAACGAATGGCAAAAGTTCAGCGGTACTCTGATTCGAAGCATCGTCGAAGACGGCGTCAAACCGCCTCGACTCATTTTCCGTCCGGAAGTCTTTGATCTCGTCATGGAATGCGCCGAAAAGTACGGGTTCGGCTCTCCGTTTGTCACCGACGAATACTTGGCAAAAAGAACGCCCGTTTTCACCATTCCGCCGCTGGCGGGCTGA
- a CDS encoding Crp/Fnr family transcriptional regulator, with the protein MILKKAEIFDGISAEVLDRIQAMAQEEQAQEGHVFFRAGEPAVYLYVLKEGQVALTTGGASPITFPIGESGAVFGWSALVEPRTYTATCETTMPTTVIKLDGAKLLQIFEENPKDGLLALRRLARVMASRLKASYERFGR; encoded by the coding sequence ATGATTCTGAAGAAGGCGGAAATCTTTGATGGTATCAGCGCTGAGGTTTTAGACCGGATTCAGGCCATGGCACAGGAGGAGCAGGCTCAGGAAGGGCATGTTTTTTTTAGGGCTGGCGAACCTGCCGTGTATCTTTACGTTTTAAAGGAGGGGCAGGTAGCTTTGACCACGGGGGGAGCTTCACCTATCACCTTTCCCATCGGGGAGTCCGGAGCTGTCTTCGGCTGGTCGGCTCTTGTGGAACCGCGCACCTACACGGCTACGTGCGAAACGACCATGCCGACCACGGTGATCAAGTTGGACGGTGCGAAGCTCCTTCAGATTTTCGAAGAAAATCCTAAGGATGGCTTGCTGGCGCTTCGTCGTCTCGCGCGCGTCATGGCGTCTCGATTGAAAGCGAGTTATGAGCGCTTTGGGCGCTGA
- a CDS encoding metal-dependent hydrolase, with translation MSVTVTWYGHACILIQSKGTHLLVDPFLTGNPLATIKAEEIPADYIFVSHGHGDHLGDTVAIAKRTGATVVSNFEISNWLAAQGLTKLHPHHIGGGSNHPWGRVKLTTAHHGSALPDGSYGGNPCGFLFTVDDFKIYHAGDTGLFYDMVLIGEEGIDLAILPIGDNFTMGPDDALRAVKLIKPSKVLPIHYDTFDMIHQDPGAWKERVEKETSTHVVFLKPGESLVL, from the coding sequence ATGAGCGTGACAGTGACGTGGTACGGCCATGCCTGCATTTTGATTCAATCCAAAGGGACCCATCTTCTGGTGGACCCCTTTTTGACGGGAAATCCTTTGGCGACGATCAAAGCCGAGGAAATTCCCGCCGACTATATCTTTGTTTCCCATGGGCATGGGGATCATTTGGGGGATACGGTGGCTATTGCCAAGCGTACCGGCGCCACAGTGGTTTCCAACTTTGAAATTTCCAACTGGCTCGCTGCTCAGGGACTGACCAAGCTACACCCTCACCATATTGGCGGAGGCTCAAATCATCCCTGGGGACGGGTGAAATTGACCACCGCGCACCATGGGTCGGCGTTACCCGATGGATCGTACGGGGGAAATCCGTGCGGATTCCTTTTCACCGTAGACGATTTCAAAATCTATCATGCCGGCGATACAGGGCTTTTTTACGATATGGTTCTTATCGGCGAGGAAGGTATCGACTTAGCCATCTTACCCATCGGAGACAATTTCACCATGGGACCCGACGATGCCCTGAGGGCGGTGAAGCTCATCAAACCGTCCAAAGTGCTTCCCATTCACTACGACACTTTTGACATGATTCATCAGGATCCAGGGGCATGGAAAGAACGCGTGGAAAAGGAGACCTCCACCCATGTGGTGTTTTTGAAACCAGGGGAAAGTCTGGTTTTGTAA
- a CDS encoding RNA-binding protein, whose translation MNLYVGNLAYSVTEDDLRNAFAKYGEVSSVNIIVDRQTGQSKGFGFVEMPQNADADKAIKALNGADLKGRTLKVNQAKPRPSRPSRGPRY comes from the coding sequence ATGAATCTTTACGTTGGAAACCTCGCCTACAGTGTCACGGAAGACGATCTGCGTAACGCTTTTGCCAAGTACGGCGAAGTGAGCAGTGTCAACATCATCGTCGATCGTCAAACCGGACAGTCCAAAGGCTTCGGCTTCGTGGAAATGCCACAGAACGCCGACGCGGACAAGGCCATCAAGGCCCTTAACGGTGCAGACCTGAAAGGCCGCACCCTGAAGGTCAATCAGGCCAAGCCGCGACCCAGCCGCCCCTCTCGGGGCCCACGATACTAG
- a CDS encoding pyridoxal phosphate-dependent aminotransferase, with amino-acid sequence MALERSALEAAGKRYREEGISDRVRGIAVSAIKEMPLLAQKVPDCISLGQGIPSFPTPGHIVEAVCRHLREASWSGKYTLGPGLLTLRRAFADRLVGERGLWVDPETEICITVGAMEGLCAAMLTLVDPGDEVLLPSPNYASHIEQVLLAQGRPVFFPLKLENWQLDLDGLRDAISPRTKALVLCHPHNPTGAVFPEEDLRMVAQWALEQGFFIICDETYDFLTYDGRPYFSLLSIPELRRQVIGIFSFSKKYAMTGWRVGAVVASEDILDHMMKVHDATVICAPTPSQVAALAALEGPQECVRQFRDTLQARRDQVCAHLDRMAPHLSYIKPQGAYYVMVKFPSQAGDSMTVALRLLQEARVITIPGSAFGPGGEGHVRLSFGGTEEELDKGMRRFTQWFEKQLG; translated from the coding sequence GTGGCTTTGGAACGATCGGCTTTGGAAGCTGCAGGCAAGCGGTATCGGGAAGAGGGGATCAGTGATAGGGTTCGGGGTATCGCGGTTTCCGCCATCAAGGAAATGCCGCTTCTGGCCCAAAAGGTTCCTGACTGTATCTCTCTAGGTCAAGGGATTCCATCGTTTCCCACTCCTGGTCACATCGTGGAGGCGGTGTGTCGGCATCTCAGGGAGGCTTCCTGGTCAGGAAAATACACTCTAGGGCCGGGACTTCTCACGCTTCGCAGAGCCTTTGCGGATAGGCTCGTTGGAGAAAGGGGCCTTTGGGTTGATCCTGAAACAGAGATCTGTATCACGGTCGGGGCCATGGAAGGGCTGTGCGCCGCGATGCTCACATTGGTTGATCCCGGCGATGAGGTGCTCTTGCCCTCACCCAACTATGCTTCCCACATCGAACAAGTCCTTCTAGCCCAAGGACGCCCGGTCTTTTTTCCACTCAAACTCGAAAACTGGCAACTGGACCTGGACGGGCTTCGTGACGCCATTTCCCCTCGCACCAAGGCGCTCGTGCTGTGCCATCCTCATAATCCCACCGGTGCCGTCTTTCCCGAAGAAGACCTACGAATGGTGGCCCAGTGGGCTCTGGAACAAGGGTTTTTCATTATTTGCGATGAAACTTATGACTTCCTCACCTATGACGGACGTCCCTATTTCAGTCTGCTGTCGATCCCGGAACTTCGGCGTCAGGTGATCGGTATTTTCAGCTTTTCCAAAAAATACGCCATGACCGGATGGAGGGTCGGGGCCGTTGTGGCCTCTGAAGACATTTTGGATCATATGATGAAGGTCCATGACGCTACCGTCATTTGCGCTCCAACGCCATCTCAGGTGGCGGCTTTAGCAGCATTGGAAGGACCTCAGGAATGCGTGAGGCAGTTTCGAGACACCCTGCAAGCCAGACGAGACCAGGTTTGTGCTCACCTGGACCGCATGGCTCCGCATCTTTCCTACATCAAACCCCAAGGCGCCTACTATGTCATGGTCAAGTTTCCGTCGCAGGCGGGTGATTCCATGACCGTGGCCCTTCGACTCCTTCAAGAAGCCCGCGTAATCACCATACCCGGCAGCGCCTTTGGTCCGGGAGGTGAAGGGCACGTGCGGCTTTCCTTTGGGGGTACGGAAGAAGAGTTGGATAAGGGCATGAGGCGCTTCACACAATGGTTTGAAAAACAGTTGGGCTGA
- a CDS encoding FAD-linked oxidase C-terminal domain-containing protein has product MTTKAMAALRQALGDDIVSVHPEKLAACAEDASHTRGVPEAVVTARNEHQVVRLMELANRYRFPVTPRGMGTGLAGGASPIEGGVVLDLSGMNRILCIDTKNLVAVVEPGVITADLKRAAKACGLYYPPDPASIDTCSIGGNAATNAGGPSCVKYGVTRDYVLGLDVVLPTGSLIHTGCQTRKGVVGYDLTRLIVGSEGTLGIITKLILKLIPHPPAVTTLVALFSDMTQAMNAVSGILTAGLVPSALEFLDRRCLELVGDLLPFQEVQGAGSFLLVEADGHPQMIAQEIERMGEVCLEHGARDVLLAPDAAKREKMWAVRREVSLRIEHSAAVYIPEDVVVPLGQIADFISGIPEIEKRFDLKIYCFGHAGDGNIHLNITACEGFLPQRVEEGVRALLVEVVRRGGTISGEHGVGVAKQHYLTLEQDAEIIRLQMALKKLFDPNLVLNPGKIFPWKQESRRV; this is encoded by the coding sequence GTGACAACCAAGGCCATGGCCGCGCTGCGTCAGGCTCTAGGGGACGACATTGTTTCGGTCCATCCGGAAAAACTGGCGGCATGCGCCGAAGATGCTTCGCACACGCGAGGGGTTCCGGAAGCGGTAGTCACAGCCCGCAACGAACACCAGGTTGTGCGCCTCATGGAACTGGCCAATCGGTATCGCTTTCCGGTGACACCACGAGGTATGGGAACTGGCTTGGCCGGCGGTGCCAGCCCCATTGAAGGCGGTGTGGTGCTGGACCTTTCCGGCATGAATCGCATCCTGTGCATCGATACGAAAAACCTCGTGGCTGTGGTTGAACCCGGTGTGATAACGGCTGATCTCAAACGTGCCGCCAAGGCTTGTGGTCTCTATTATCCTCCAGACCCCGCAAGCATTGACACCTGCAGCATCGGCGGAAACGCCGCCACCAACGCCGGCGGGCCTTCCTGTGTCAAGTACGGGGTCACTCGGGATTATGTGCTTGGACTGGACGTGGTTCTCCCTACGGGTTCTCTGATCCACACGGGATGCCAAACGCGCAAAGGGGTCGTGGGCTATGATCTGACGCGACTTATCGTGGGAAGTGAAGGCACTCTCGGAATTATCACGAAACTCATACTGAAACTGATACCCCATCCTCCCGCAGTCACCACCCTGGTGGCCCTTTTTTCTGACATGACCCAGGCCATGAATGCAGTCTCCGGTATCCTGACCGCGGGTTTGGTTCCGTCGGCCTTGGAATTTTTGGACCGACGCTGTTTGGAGCTGGTCGGGGATTTACTCCCGTTTCAGGAAGTCCAGGGTGCGGGATCTTTCCTTCTTGTGGAAGCCGACGGACATCCTCAAATGATCGCTCAGGAAATCGAACGCATGGGTGAAGTGTGCTTGGAACATGGAGCCCGTGACGTGCTGTTGGCTCCCGATGCCGCTAAAAGGGAAAAAATGTGGGCGGTGCGTCGGGAAGTATCTCTGAGAATCGAGCACAGCGCCGCTGTCTACATTCCCGAAGATGTGGTTGTCCCCTTGGGTCAAATCGCCGACTTCATCAGCGGCATTCCTGAAATAGAAAAGCGCTTTGACTTGAAGATTTATTGTTTCGGGCATGCAGGGGATGGAAATATTCATTTGAACATCACAGCCTGTGAAGGGTTTCTTCCGCAACGGGTGGAAGAGGGCGTTCGTGCTTTGCTCGTGGAAGTCGTGCGAAGGGGCGGGACGATTTCGGGGGAGCACGGCGTCGGGGTAGCCAAACAACATTACCTTACCCTGGAACAAGACGCCGAAATCATTCGATTACAGATGGCACTCAAAAAGCTTTTTGATCCGAACCTTGTGCTGAATCCGGGAAAGATCTTTCCTTGGAAGCAGGAATCACGGAGGGTCTAA
- a CDS encoding ABC transporter substrate-binding protein, whose translation MRRGFWWGVLAALILMVGAVNGGQAADKVYINGIDANFPPFAYIDKDGKPAGFDVEALDWIAQNMGFKVEHKAIDWDAIIPSLTARKIDVIASGLSVTEERKKQIAFTIPYWQIKQVLVVKKDANLTVDHVLNSGQKVGVQRGTSEAKWMKENLIDKGKRFELVYYDSGPLAAEDVLNGRIIAAAMDDAPAHEVVREKPLKILGSFGMPDETFAYGVRKEDTEFLKMLNEGLEKLMKSPKWQELKEKYQL comes from the coding sequence ATGCGACGAGGATTTTGGTGGGGTGTTTTGGCGGCTTTGATTCTTATGGTGGGCGCTGTAAACGGGGGGCAGGCGGCCGATAAGGTTTACATCAACGGAATCGATGCCAACTTTCCACCGTTCGCCTACATCGATAAAGACGGAAAGCCCGCCGGATTCGATGTGGAAGCTCTGGACTGGATCGCTCAAAACATGGGCTTCAAGGTCGAGCACAAAGCCATCGATTGGGACGCCATTATTCCCAGTCTCACGGCACGCAAGATCGATGTCATTGCATCGGGACTGAGCGTTACCGAAGAACGGAAGAAACAGATTGCTTTTACGATTCCCTACTGGCAAATCAAACAGGTACTCGTCGTCAAGAAAGATGCCAATCTTACTGTGGACCACGTTTTGAACAGCGGCCAGAAAGTGGGGGTTCAGCGGGGAACTTCCGAAGCCAAATGGATGAAGGAAAACCTGATCGATAAGGGTAAGCGATTTGAACTGGTTTACTACGATTCTGGACCATTGGCGGCCGAAGATGTGCTAAACGGCAGAATCATTGCGGCAGCCATGGATGACGCCCCGGCCCATGAAGTGGTTCGTGAAAAACCCTTAAAGATTTTAGGCAGCTTCGGTATGCCGGACGAGACCTTTGCCTACGGTGTGCGTAAGGAAGATACGGAATTTCTCAAGATGCTTAACGAGGGTCTGGAAAAGCTGATGAAATCACCCAAGTGGCAGGAACTGAAAGAAAAGTACCAGCTCTAA
- a CDS encoding HEAT repeat domain-containing protein — MDLEALYELAPWEWPEGTKETLVGVLQNRKAAIRDREMAAELLSDVSLMDDALARLLLKIAADPDEDASLRGTAAVALGASLEYVDMEGFEDPEESPLSEELFDEIQEKFHDLYRDPRTPDEVRRSVLEASVRAPLEWHREAVASAYKSPQKDWKLSAVFAMRWLEGFDKEILESLQSEDPDILYQAVCAAGAWGVSGAAPVLQKILESDEIDEDLFFATLEAVGTVMPERATELLGDLLNSDDPEIVDAVEEALSTARGMLMARQDKGNGVE; from the coding sequence ATGGATTTGGAAGCCCTCTATGAACTGGCGCCCTGGGAATGGCCCGAAGGAACGAAGGAAACACTGGTGGGCGTGCTGCAAAACAGAAAAGCAGCCATCCGGGATCGGGAAATGGCCGCCGAACTTCTTTCGGATGTCTCCCTCATGGACGATGCTTTGGCGAGACTCTTACTAAAAATCGCGGCCGATCCCGATGAAGATGCATCCCTTCGAGGCACGGCCGCCGTGGCTTTGGGAGCGTCCTTGGAATACGTCGATATGGAAGGTTTTGAGGATCCCGAAGAAAGCCCGCTCTCTGAAGAGCTTTTCGATGAAATTCAAGAGAAATTTCATGATCTTTACCGGGATCCTCGTACACCTGACGAGGTGCGACGCTCGGTGCTGGAAGCTTCGGTGAGAGCCCCCTTGGAATGGCATCGAGAAGCCGTCGCCAGCGCCTATAAGTCGCCTCAAAAGGACTGGAAACTTTCCGCCGTGTTTGCCATGCGCTGGTTGGAAGGCTTTGATAAGGAAATTTTGGAATCCCTTCAATCCGAAGATCCTGACATTCTTTACCAAGCCGTGTGCGCTGCAGGAGCTTGGGGTGTCTCAGGAGCAGCTCCCGTGTTGCAAAAAATTTTGGAATCAGATGAAATCGACGAAGATCTCTTTTTCGCTACCCTAGAAGCCGTCGGCACCGTCATGCCTGAGAGAGCCACGGAACTTCTCGGCGATCTGCTCAATAGTGACGATCCTGAAATTGTCGATGCCGTGGAAGAGGCTCTGTCCACGGCCCGAGGAATGTTGATGGCACGACAGGACAAAGGAAACGGTGTGGAATAG